AAAATAATTGCTCAATAAATCAGGAATTATAATTACGATTGAAGACAGATAAGACAATTAAAAACAAAGTTAAAGTTTTATAAAAACAGAAAGAAATTTATATAAAAAAAACTACGCAATGGTATTTAACTAAGAAAGTTTGATATTATTTGTTTGATAAAAAAATACTCTATACCGATATTTTCTAAACCTATTTAATCAATATAAAGTAAAATTAAATCATTCCTTTACAAAGTCATTTAATTGAAATACAGTTTGAATTCTTTTTTCTGATAATCTTTTTTTTTATAAAAAGAGTTAATCTAAACTGCATATAAATTACAAGTGATTTTAATAGAAATACTAATAAAATAAAAATACAATGAAAAAGAAGAATAATTTTTATATATTAGGAATGATCATTCTAAGTAGCGTTACAACTATAAATGCGCAAATTAAAATAGGTGATGATCCAACTCATATAAATAACGATGCAGCGTTAGAAATTGAAACAACGAATAAAGGTTTATTGTTACCGCGTATAGCTTTACAAAATAGTACCAGCTCCAGTCCGTTATCCACCCATGTAAAAGGTATGATAGTTTACAATACCGCTACAACCGGGGATTTGGTTCCTGGCTACTATTATAATGATGGGCTAAAGTGGATAAGTGCAACTGGAACTACAGGGCCACAAGGTGTTCCAGGTAAAGATGGAAAAGATCTAATTGCACAAGATTTTATTATTGATGGTGAAAAAATATTTGCTCCATCTCAAAATGCAGTATTTGATGCTCTGGCTATAAAAGCTGACCAAGCAAATCTCGATACGGCCAATACTAATATTACGACTAATACCACGGCGATAGCTTTAAAAGCAAACCAGTCAGATTTGAATACTACCAATACAAATCTTGGAAACAACACTATAGCTTTAACTACACTTACAGCTGTGGTGTCCACAAAAGCAGACCAGGCAGATCTCGATTCTGCCACTGCCAATATCACAGGAAATACCACGGCGATAGCCTTAAAAGCAAACCAGTCAGATTTGGATACCACCAATACAAATCTTGGAATCAATACTACTGCTGTAGCTACTCTTGCAAATGCGGTGTCCGCAAAAGCAGACCAGACAGATCTCGATACGGCCAATTCCAATATTACGAGTAATACTACGGCGATAGCCTTAAAAACAAACCAGTCGGATTTGGATACCACCAATACAAATCTTGGAATCAATACTACTGCTGTAGCTACACTTGCAAATGCCGTGTCCGCAAAAGCAGACCAGGCAAATCTCGATACGGCCAATTTTAATATTACGAGTAATACCACGGCGATAGCCTTAAAAGCAAACCAATCAGATTTGGATATCACCAATACAAATCTTGGAATCAACACTGCAGCTGTGGCTACCCTTGCAAACGCGGTATCCGCAAAAGCAAATCAGGCAGATCTCGATACGACCAATGCCAATATTACAGGGAATACTACGGCGATAGCCTTAAAAGCAAAACAGTCAGATTTGGATACCACCAATACAAATCTTGGAATCAATACTACCGCTGTGGCTACACTTGCAAACGCGGTATCCGCAAAAGCAAATCAGACAGATCTCGATTCTGCCAACTCCAATATTACAAGTAATACCACGGCAATAGCCCTAAAAGCAAACCAATCAGATTTGGATACCACCAATACAAATCTTGGAATCAATACTACGGCTGTAGCTACACTTGCAAATGCGGTGTCCGCAAAAGCAGACCAAACAGATCTCGATTCTGCCAACTCCAATATTACAAGTAATACCACGGCAATAGTCTTAAAAGCAAACCAATCAGATTTGGATACCACCAATACAAATCTTGGAATCAATACTACGGCTGTAGCTACACTTGCAAATGCGGTGTTAGCAAAAGCAGACCAGACAGATCTCGATTCTGCCAACTCCAATATTACAAGTAATACCACGGCAATAGCCTTAAAAGCGGACCAATCAGATTTGGATACCACCAATACAAATCTTGGAATCAATACTATCGCTGTGGCTACCCTTGCAAACGCGGTGTCCGCAAAAGCAGACCAGGCAGATCTCGATACGACCAATGCCAATATCACAGGAAATATTGCAGCAATAGCCTTAAAGGCAAACCAATCAGATTTGGATACCACCAATACAAATCTTGGAATCAATACTGCAGCTGTGGCTACACTTTCAAGTGCAGTGTTAGCAAAAGCAGATCAGGCAGATCTCGATTCTGCCAACTCCAATATCACAGGAAATACTACGGCGATAGCCTTAAAAGCAAACCAGTCAGATTTGGATACTACCATTACAAATCTTGGAATCAATACTACAGCTGTGGCTACACTTGCAAGTGCAGTGTTAGCAAAAGCAGATCAGGCAGATCTCGATACGACCAATGCCAATATCACAGGAAATATTGCAGCAATAGCTTTAAAAGCGGACCAATTAGATTTGGATACTACCAATACAAATCTTGGAATTAATACTACTGCTGTGGCTACTCTTGCAAACGCGGTATCCGCAAAAGCAGACCAGGCAGATCTCGATTCTGCCACTGCCAATATTACGAGCAATACCATGGCAATAGCCTTAAAAGCGGACCAATCAGATTTGGATACCACCAATACAAATCTTGGAATCAATACTACCGCTGTGGCTACTCTTGCAAGTGCAGTGTTAGCAAAAGCAGATCAGGCAGATCTCGATACGACCAATGCCAATATCACAGGAAATACTACGGCGATAGCCTTAAAAGCAAACCAGTCAGATTTGGATACTACCATTACAAATCTTGGAATCAATACTACAGCTGTGGCTACACTTGCAAGTGCAGTGTTAGCAAAAGCAGATCAGGCAGATCTCGATACGACCAATGCCAATATCACAGGAAATACCACGGTAATAGCCTTAAAAGCAAACCAATCAGATTTGGATACTATCAATACAAATCTTGGTATCAACACTACCGCAGTAGCTACACTTGCAAGTGCAGTGATAACAAAAGCAGACCAGACAGATCTCGATTCGGCTAATACCAATATTACGAGCAATACCATGGCGATAGCCTTAAAAGCAAACCAGTCGGATTTGGGGACTACCATTACAAATCTTGGTATCAACACTACCGCAGTAGCTACACTTGCAAGTGCAGTGTCAGCAAAAGCAGATCAGACAGATTTGGATACTACCAATACAAATCTTGGAATCAACACTACCGCTGTAGCTACACTTGCAAACGCCGTGTCCGCAAAAGCAGACCAGACAGATCTCGATTCGGCTAATACCAATATTGGAATAAATACTGCAACTGTGGCTACACTTATAAGCACGGTGTCCGCAAAAGCAGACCAGGCAGATCTCGATACCGCCAACTCCAATATTACGAGTAATACCACGGTAATAGCCTTAAAAGCAAACCAATCAGATTTGGATACTATCAATACAAATCTTGGTATCAACACTACCGCAGTAGCTACACTTGCAAGTGCAGTGATAACAAAAGCAGACCAGACAGATCTCGATTCGGCTAATACCAATATTACGAGCAATACCATGGCGATAGCCTTAAAAGCACACCAGTCGGATTTGGATGCTACCATTACTAATCTTGGAATCAACACTGCAGCTGTAGCTTCACTTGCAAACGCGGTGTCCACAAAAGCAGACCAGGCAGATCTCGATACAGCCAATGCCAATATTGCAGGGAATACTGCGGCAATAGCCTTAAAAGCAAACCAATCAGATTTGGATACTACCAATACAAATCTTGGAATCAATACTACCACTGTAGCTACACTTGCAAACGCAGTATCCGCAAAAGCAAACCAGATAGATCTCGATACAGCCAATGCCAATATTGTAGGGAATACCACTGCGATAGCCTTAAAAGCAAACCAGTCAGATTTGAATGCGACAAATGCTAATATTGTCATAAATACATCCGATATTTTGCTTAAGCAAGACCGATTACTTTCAGGTCTGGCTACAGAATACAGAAAAGGGGACAATACTCTAGGTTCTTTTGCCCCAGATGTTGATGCCAGAATAACAGCTCAAAAAGGTATTAACAATGGTTTAGCTACTCTAGATGCTACTGGAAAAATTGATATTAATGCATTACCAGCTCTTGCTATATCAAATACTTTTATTGTAAGTGACGAGAATGAAATGCTGGCTACTCCATCAACTACTGGCGATATCGCTATTAGAAATGATATAAATATAACTTTTATACTCAAAGGATCTTCGGCAACCGATATAAATAATTGGGTAGAATTAAAAACACCTACAAGTCCTGTTACCAGTGTCAACGGAAGAATTGGAGCTATTACAGCATCAAATGGAGATTACACAACTGACTTAGTTACAGAAACAGCTAATAAAAAATATCAAACTGCTAATCAATCATTGTTTAATAATGCAACATCCCCAATTCAGACACAACTAGATACTAAGGCACCCATATTATCACCAAGTTTTACAGGAGTCCCATTAACCACTACGCCAACAATTGGTGATAATTCAGAAAAGATCGCATCAACAAGATTTGTAGTCAGTGCCATTACTGCAGTACCAATTGTTAATGCTTCAGAAACCTTATCTGGTAATGTGAGACTGGCAACAACTGCCGAAACACTAAGTGGCACAAGTACTGTACTTGCTATAAATCCAGCAAGATTAGCCGAAAGATTATCCACAAGAGCTACTTTGGATTCTCCGGCGCTTACTGGAATACCTTTGGCTCCAACAGCAGCTGAAGGGACAAATAATACGCAAATTGCAACAACAGCATATACTGATATTGCAGTAAAAAGAGTTTCACAAAATTTTAATGGAAACGTAGTTCCGATGCCAACAATAGGTCAAGACGGGGACACATTTGATAAATGGTAGAAAGGATTAATATGAAAAAAATTATATGGATAGCAGTACTATTTTTAAGTCTTTCAGGATTTGCTCAAAATGAATCATATATTAAAAATGGCAACCTATGGCATCCGATATCACAAAGGTATGTAAAAGTCAATGGTGTATGGAAATCCGTTGGAAAGCATTATGTTAAGTCAGGAGGAACATGGCATTTAGTAAAAGATTACGGCGGAGGAAACACAGCAAATACATATATTGAAACTCAAGACTATGAGATTGTTAAAGCAAATGCTGGTAAGTTGATGTCTTTTTATATACAGGTGCTAAATAGTAATGATGCTACAGTAACAAAATACTATCCAATATCTCCTGTTCAAGGGACTCAACTGAGCTACTCAAACATATTGGATTTTAATAACTTGGCAGTATACAGCATCTATTATTCAGGCACGCAAGGTAAGGTTAAAGGTTATGATTTAGAAATGTTGGGCGTATCGTCTATTAGGCCCTCGGGAACTTTTATGCAAATGTATACGGATTTAGTTGCTTATGGTGAAATGACTCCCGGAGATCATCATGGATCCATGTTTAAGTTTGTTAAAAATTCGACAATAGTTAATAATGTACCCTACATCAGTACCTCCTTCACCTTTCTTAGGAGTAACGGTAATCCTATGTATATTAATATATTGA
This genomic window from Flavobacterium sp. 9 contains:
- a CDS encoding S-layer family protein produces the protein MKKKNNFYILGMIILSSVTTINAQIKIGDDPTHINNDAALEIETTNKGLLLPRIALQNSTSSSPLSTHVKGMIVYNTATTGDLVPGYYYNDGLKWISATGTTGPQGVPGKDGKDLIAQDFIIDGEKIFAPSQNAVFDALAIKADQANLDTANTNITTNTTAIALKANQSDLNTTNTNLGNNTIALTTLTAVVSTKADQADLDSATANITGNTTAIALKANQSDLDTTNTNLGINTTAVATLANAVSAKADQTDLDTANSNITSNTTAIALKTNQSDLDTTNTNLGINTTAVATLANAVSAKADQANLDTANFNITSNTTAIALKANQSDLDITNTNLGINTAAVATLANAVSAKANQADLDTTNANITGNTTAIALKAKQSDLDTTNTNLGINTTAVATLANAVSAKANQTDLDSANSNITSNTTAIALKANQSDLDTTNTNLGINTTAVATLANAVSAKADQTDLDSANSNITSNTTAIVLKANQSDLDTTNTNLGINTTAVATLANAVLAKADQTDLDSANSNITSNTTAIALKADQSDLDTTNTNLGINTIAVATLANAVSAKADQADLDTTNANITGNIAAIALKANQSDLDTTNTNLGINTAAVATLSSAVLAKADQADLDSANSNITGNTTAIALKANQSDLDTTITNLGINTTAVATLASAVLAKADQADLDTTNANITGNIAAIALKADQLDLDTTNTNLGINTTAVATLANAVSAKADQADLDSATANITSNTMAIALKADQSDLDTTNTNLGINTTAVATLASAVLAKADQADLDTTNANITGNTTAIALKANQSDLDTTITNLGINTTAVATLASAVLAKADQADLDTTNANITGNTTVIALKANQSDLDTINTNLGINTTAVATLASAVITKADQTDLDSANTNITSNTMAIALKANQSDLGTTITNLGINTTAVATLASAVSAKADQTDLDTTNTNLGINTTAVATLANAVSAKADQTDLDSANTNIGINTATVATLISTVSAKADQADLDTANSNITSNTTVIALKANQSDLDTINTNLGINTTAVATLASAVITKADQTDLDSANTNITSNTMAIALKAHQSDLDATITNLGINTAAVASLANAVSTKADQADLDTANANIAGNTAAIALKANQSDLDTTNTNLGINTTTVATLANAVSAKANQIDLDTANANIVGNTTAIALKANQSDLNATNANIVINTSDILLKQDRLLSGLATEYRKGDNTLGSFAPDVDARITAQKGINNGLATLDATGKIDINALPALAISNTFIVSDENEMLATPSTTGDIAIRNDINITFILKGSSATDINNWVELKTPTSPVTSVNGRIGAITASNGDYTTDLVTETANKKYQTANQSLFNNATSPIQTQLDTKAPILSPSFTGVPLTTTPTIGDNSEKIASTRFVVSAITAVPIVNASETLSGNVRLATTAETLSGTSTVLAINPARLAERLSTRATLDSPALTGIPLAPTAAEGTNNTQIATTAYTDIAVKRVSQNFNGNVVPMPTIGQDGDTFDKW